A DNA window from Vicugna pacos chromosome 36, VicPac4, whole genome shotgun sequence contains the following coding sequences:
- the LOC140691646 gene encoding transport and Golgi organization protein 1 homolog yields the protein MQRAETTEDCSLEELEKKMQDHHATLGSVTGEEANFQRLERRIRFPKDISGQTDGHIEEKVDMKGCQLVEKQQLLAAEEKAKLAEDETRQYKRRLEECHRQMQGADIALRLQITRAKKKSQDNWIRARELERENTELRREAAHLKQRLDAICIQRQAEKYMRQEPTPGGPYRLHPSLRPSGPGGAPVRNGSDFHAQEAEETQDYGPRRGPRTIPAPWEDFYPWGCPPEPFIRYRPLAPRRPMCLLGPYPQPISPVTAVNLHS from the exons ATGCAGAGAGCCGAGACAACTGAGGACTGCAGCCTGGAAG aacttgaaaagaaaatgcaagacCACCATGCCACATTGGGATCTGTGACAGGAGAGGAAGCCAATTTCCAGAGGCTGGAGCGGAGAATACGTTTCCCTAAAGATATTTCTGGACAGACAGACGGGCACATTGAAGA GAAGGTGGACATGAAAGGATGtcagctggtggagaagcagcagctATTGGCAGCAGAGGAGAAGGCAAAACTGGCTGAAGACGAGACACGACAGTACAA GAGAAGGCTTGAAGAATGTCACAGGCAGATGCAGGGAGCAGACATCGCCTTGAGACTCCAG ATCACTCGTGCCAAGAAGAAGTCCCAAGACAACTGG ATCAGGGCTCGGGAGCTGGAGAGGGAAAACACTGAGCTTAGAAGGGAGGCCGCCCACCTGAAACAGAG ATTGGATGCAATCTGCATacagaggcaggcagagaagtACATGAGGCAGGAGCCCACCCCAGGAGGACCGTACAGGCTGCATCCTTCCCTGAGGC CCTCAGGGCCTGGTGGCGCCCCTGTGAGGAACGGCAGCGACTTCCATGCTCAGGAGGCCGAGGAGACACAA GACTATGGGCCTAGAAGAGGCCCCAGAACTATCCCAGCACCATGGGAAGATTTCTACCCCTGGGGATGTCCACCAGAACCATTCATTAGATACAGGCCACTGGCACCTAGACGACCCATGTGCCTTCTAGGACCTTATCCACAACCTATATCTCCAGTCactg CCGTGAACTTGCACAGCTGA